A genomic window from Sulfurimonas paralvinellae includes:
- a CDS encoding DNA-binding protein, whose translation MKKMSVAEAAEFFGVSKEAIHNRIRRGSLKSSLGSDGVKMVMVDETRSVKKAVSKRAVKNSANDDRYYKLLEAQNAKLQERVEVLENETRSLRDQKEQMLIEERQKIEAIYKEKDEQLKNILQTLSSKFMLGAPLETEETLEAEMVELEEEELKSNVISLKKYLKSSGFSEKKMKKIKKRFKEKAKNDERIVIIGTKYYLDTGKYDYSDLIK comes from the coding sequence ATGAAAAAGATGAGCGTAGCAGAGGCAGCAGAGTTTTTTGGAGTATCCAAAGAGGCAATTCATAACAGAATACGCAGAGGTTCTTTGAAAAGTTCTCTGGGCAGTGACGGTGTGAAGATGGTTATGGTCGATGAGACGAGGAGTGTGAAAAAAGCAGTCTCAAAAAGAGCTGTCAAAAACAGTGCAAATGATGATCGTTACTATAAACTGCTCGAAGCACAAAATGCAAAACTTCAAGAGCGCGTGGAAGTGCTTGAAAATGAAACAAGAAGTCTGCGTGACCAAAAAGAGCAGATGCTTATTGAAGAGCGGCAAAAGATAGAGGCAATCTATAAAGAAAAAGATGAGCAGCTTAAAAATATTCTTCAAACACTTTCATCAAAATTTATGCTTGGCGCTCCGCTTGAGACAGAAGAAACTCTTGAAGCAGAAATGGTCGAGCTTGAAGAGGAAGAATTAAAAAGTAATGTGATTTCTCTAAAGAAATATCTAAAATCATCTGGTTTTTCAGAGAAAAAGATGAAAAAAATCAAAAAAAGATTTAAAGAAAAAGCTAAAAATGATGAGAGAATTGTCATTATAGGAACAAAATATTATCTTGATACAGGGAAATATGATTATAGTGATCTCATAAAATAA
- a CDS encoding NAD-binding protein yields MNIIIAGAGKVGFNLAKTLSIGHNVTIIDKNSEALHRIQESLDIMPLRGDVEDSQTYANFTDKDIDLFIAVTNIDNVNLISIVMAEAVLNIDRKFVRLQKQFFHNSDIKSRLGIDTLIFPIQLASKTISSLLAYPKANNVKFFKYTDHKLISVMVSSRFVPQSFQSQHFSIVGIERKKDFFIPADDSVEILPNDLVYFFGREEEIRNICQKLELDTKKEIQKCVVFGGEELGVSIAGELVKIGRDVKLVEENLELCELADEALGGKVPIINSKYRTHDVFEDEDLDSADIFIAATNNDEFNIIKCLEAKESGIKKVVAINNEMEYYNLMHTLGIIVVRGPKISAYNTIIEEVSSTGIVIQKSYCGARAVVFMRKVFRSSGLVNKKVKSLSVAKSKLFYMRNEQLYLFNENIVLQEDDLVVAFCTVRESAKVKQWIYEL; encoded by the coding sequence ATGAATATCATAATTGCAGGTGCCGGAAAAGTCGGCTTCAATCTTGCAAAAACTTTGAGTATAGGACATAATGTCACCATTATCGATAAAAACTCAGAAGCACTTCATCGAATTCAGGAGAGTCTTGACATTATGCCTCTGCGCGGAGATGTTGAAGACTCACAGACATACGCAAATTTTACAGATAAAGATATTGACCTCTTTATTGCCGTCACTAACATTGACAACGTCAATCTCATTTCTATTGTAATGGCAGAAGCTGTTTTAAACATTGACAGAAAGTTTGTGCGCCTGCAAAAACAATTCTTTCATAACAGCGACATTAAGAGCAGACTGGGGATAGATACCCTTATTTTTCCTATTCAACTGGCTTCTAAAACAATCTCTTCGCTGCTTGCCTATCCAAAAGCCAACAATGTGAAATTTTTTAAATATACAGACCATAAACTGATATCGGTAATGGTTTCAAGCCGTTTTGTTCCTCAAAGTTTTCAATCACAGCATTTTAGTATTGTGGGTATTGAGCGGAAAAAAGATTTTTTCATTCCTGCTGATGACAGTGTTGAAATTCTTCCAAACGATCTTGTCTATTTTTTCGGACGTGAAGAAGAGATACGGAATATTTGTCAAAAACTTGAACTCGATACGAAAAAAGAGATACAGAAATGTGTTGTTTTTGGAGGCGAAGAGCTTGGCGTGTCGATTGCGGGCGAACTTGTAAAAATTGGACGGGATGTTAAACTGGTAGAGGAAAATTTAGAGCTGTGTGAGCTGGCAGATGAAGCGCTTGGTGGAAAGGTGCCCATTATCAATTCAAAATATCGTACGCACGATGTTTTTGAGGATGAAGACCTTGACAGTGCAGATATCTTTATTGCTGCGACAAACAATGATGAATTCAACATTATCAAATGTCTTGAAGCAAAAGAAAGCGGCATCAAAAAAGTAGTGGCTATCAACAATGAGATGGAGTATTACAACTTGATGCATACACTCGGTATCATTGTCGTGCGCGGTCCAAAGATAAGTGCCTATAACACCATTATAGAAGAGGTCAGCTCTACGGGCATCGTTATCCAAAAAAGTTATTGCGGGGCTAGAGCAGTTGTCTTTATGCGAAAGGTCTTTCGAAGTTCCGGACTTGTCAATAAAAAGGTAAAATCTCTTTCAGTAGCAAAATCAAAACTCTTTTATATGCGTAATGAGCAGCTTTATCTGTTCAATGAAAATATAGTCCTGCAAGAAGATGATCTTGTTGTGGCATTTTGTACCGTGAGAGAGAGTGCAAAAGTGAAGCAGTGGATCTATGAACTATAA
- a CDS encoding TonB-dependent receptor plug domain-containing protein → MPFLYFLLFILSSILQAEDLSSLLKNYKTDSDLSKFTKHDSAGIVEVYTRQDLEKMQVHNLQDILQTIPGIHLLRATNNLTLLAPSSTSKMPLTYTRLYINDHEMSSSSFGSALLIWGNMPVEYIDHIEVYKATSSLEFGNENAAFIIRLYTKNAKRDSGSKVRLMADNKGSYDTNFYTASEIDNDISYFAYANVADTKRKKYYNIYNGQRYTYDSDTNNYNLYGSLEYKKSHLEVGANQKEDNDFLGRGIHRTPDGGELDAYHYYIHFTQEFENELKLQLSYDRLSYTRNYEDPNGIHIANAPLINSYTLRFNDDIFNICVEKHLDYKHNKVMLGAFYKYKEFAAKGDFHDTTYSYAHKNNFSNGLNLYSIYGEDDYDISNTLRVLASLKGDFFRYNKDIKTQNEFVARAGIIKKLEDLQLKAFYTRGYVPLGFYQIYNPENLPYRANPQIDTPKTDIYTLSMKYKKQNYETSFEVAQMETSNNLVYDYTTTNGWKNVSQTARQTLYQLNYTYFFNLQNKLLINLTYGENNTDIKQSSPFGCLIRSYNAYKKFDFYNEFNYKNGYSYSSYSVDASLDWTAAVKYHHTKDLSFGLRGENILDQGYEQVYSGVSQKFPVRDQKVWLNMEYLF, encoded by the coding sequence ATGCCTTTTTTATACTTTTTATTATTTATTTTGTCTTCTATATTACAAGCTGAAGATCTTAGTTCTCTACTCAAAAACTACAAGACTGATTCAGATCTATCAAAGTTTACAAAACATGATTCAGCAGGAATAGTGGAAGTATATACAAGACAGGATCTGGAAAAGATGCAGGTACATAATTTGCAAGATATTTTGCAGACTATACCTGGAATCCATCTACTGCGTGCCACAAATAATTTGACTTTGCTGGCACCATCAAGTACTTCAAAAATGCCACTTACCTATACGCGTCTTTATATCAATGATCACGAGATGAGCTCAAGCTCTTTTGGAAGTGCTTTACTGATTTGGGGTAATATGCCTGTTGAATATATAGACCATATAGAGGTGTATAAAGCTACTTCGTCTTTGGAATTTGGCAATGAAAATGCAGCTTTTATTATACGACTATATACAAAAAATGCCAAGCGTGACAGTGGATCAAAAGTTCGTCTAATGGCAGATAACAAAGGCAGTTATGATACAAACTTCTATACTGCCAGCGAAATTGACAATGATATATCTTATTTTGCTTATGCCAATGTTGCAGATACAAAAAGAAAAAAATATTACAATATTTATAATGGGCAGAGATATACCTATGATAGTGACACTAATAATTATAACCTTTACGGAAGCTTGGAGTATAAAAAATCCCACCTTGAAGTCGGTGCTAATCAAAAAGAGGATAATGATTTCCTCGGTAGAGGGATTCACAGAACTCCTGATGGCGGAGAACTTGATGCCTATCATTACTATATTCATTTCACACAAGAGTTTGAAAATGAGTTAAAATTACAACTTTCATATGATCGACTCTCTTATACCCGTAATTATGAAGATCCAAATGGCATACATATTGCCAATGCACCGCTTATCAATAGCTATACTCTCCGTTTTAATGATGATATTTTTAATATTTGTGTTGAAAAGCATTTAGATTATAAACATAATAAAGTAATGCTGGGGGCATTTTACAAATACAAAGAGTTTGCCGCTAAGGGAGACTTTCATGATACTACTTATAGTTATGCACATAAAAATAATTTTTCAAATGGGTTGAATCTTTATTCTATATATGGCGAAGATGACTATGATATTTCCAATACATTAAGAGTGTTGGCTTCTCTAAAAGGAGACTTTTTTCGCTATAACAAAGATATAAAAACACAAAATGAGTTTGTTGCTCGTGCCGGTATTATTAAAAAGCTTGAAGATCTTCAGTTGAAAGCATTTTACACAAGGGGGTATGTTCCTCTTGGTTTTTATCAGATTTACAATCCTGAAAATCTTCCATATCGTGCTAATCCGCAAATTGATACACCAAAAACAGATATATATACATTAAGTATGAAATATAAGAAGCAAAATTATGAAACATCCTTTGAAGTTGCACAGATGGAAACTTCTAATAATTTAGTTTATGACTATACAACGACAAATGGATGGAAGAATGTATCACAGACAGCTAGACAGACACTATACCAGTTGAACTATACATATTTTTTCAATCTACAGAATAAACTATTGATAAATTTAACATATGGAGAGAATAATACAGACATAAAGCAATCTTCTCCATTTGGTTGTTTGATTCGCAGCTACAATGCATATAAAAAATTTGACTTTTACAATGAGTTCAATTATAAAAACGGTTATAGCTACAGTTCCTACAGCGTAGATGCAAGCTTAGACTGGACTGCTGCTGTTAAATATCATCATACAAAAGACCTCTCCTTTGGACTTCGTGGAGAAAATATACTTGATCAAGGATATGAGCAGGTGTATTCTGGTGTGTCTCAGAAATTTCCTGTACGAGATCAAAAAGTATGGTTAAATATGGAATATTTGTTCTAA
- a CDS encoding YajQ family cyclic di-GMP-binding protein → MAKEHSFDISAKIDMQLFKNAINLVEREIANRYDFKGTTFEINYKEKENVLVLVASSDNKLDTLKDIVIAKLLKQGLSSKVLDELRVEDASGGTRKATFKVVDYIESKEAKKIVADIKKMKLKVNAQIECDHIRVKGAKLDDLQKVMKMVREGDWEAPIVFENMR, encoded by the coding sequence ATGGCTAAAGAACACTCATTTGACATCTCTGCAAAAATAGATATGCAGTTATTTAAAAATGCGATAAATCTTGTAGAGCGGGAAATTGCAAACCGTTATGATTTCAAAGGAACGACTTTTGAGATAAACTATAAAGAAAAAGAGAATGTTTTGGTGCTTGTTGCATCCTCCGACAACAAACTCGACACACTCAAAGATATTGTCATTGCAAAACTACTCAAGCAGGGACTCTCTTCAAAAGTTCTTGATGAACTGCGTGTAGAAGATGCGAGCGGCGGAACTAGAAAAGCAACGTTTAAAGTGGTTGATTATATTGAATCTAAAGAGGCTAAAAAGATCGTTGCCGACATTAAAAAGATGAAGCTGAAGGTTAATGCCCAGATAGAGTGCGATCATATCCGCGTTAAAGGGGCAAAGCTTGATGACCTGCAAAAGGTGATGAAGATGGTACGTGAAGGCGACTGGGAAGCACCTATTGTCTTTGAAAATATGAGATAA
- a CDS encoding putative bifunctional diguanylate cyclase/phosphodiesterase codes for MKHLVKLYILIFITIVFSIVYLYVKLGETQDQLTINIDNIFLTQTKEIARNIDEHIHNEIDANLYAQLKNNLKLRERLEEEMSLLHTEIYQYIYILYRDKHHNFRYLLDGSKEDKGAFDEKLNVNKKIWEKVYKSKTSQLYSQQNIDALSQTYLAPIIYNDTVEAVLAIDFSTALPRNITQATIPLKHVFFYIFAAILLMLLILLYQTFLNLKTKKESITDPLTQAYNRTYLRELLKRIDISAYQIAMLDIDYFKQVNDTYGHKTGDKILRDVADIIKQEIRSNDIFVRFGGEEFLLFISKQQENNYTAKKVAERIRKHIEMTSFVYDNITIKLTLSIGITCDTTHFKSISDAIKHADKMLYIAKREGRNLVITDNKQQQKEQDKKETSIHQLSINAIKEAIEDNRVFVFFQPIFDAHTSNITKYEALIRIKDKNGTIVLPGQFLPTVAHTNVYNDLTKIVLENVFKTIEKSKMSISVNLNFSDIVDSNIFGIIIEELKANKVLASWLIIELLENEILEADATLVQHIQEIKSFGVKIAIDDFGTGYANYAVFQKLPIDIIKIDGSLIKEIDTSPVSQRIVKSIIYLTEEFNIETIAEFVHSEEVYTKVKELGITHLQGFYLAKPQEDLAL; via the coding sequence ATGAAGCATTTAGTCAAATTATATATATTGATTTTTATAACTATCGTATTTTCTATTGTTTATCTTTATGTAAAACTTGGAGAGACACAGGATCAATTGACTATAAATATTGATAATATTTTTTTGACACAAACAAAAGAGATAGCACGAAATATTGATGAACATATTCACAATGAAATAGATGCAAACTTGTATGCACAACTAAAAAATAATTTGAAGTTAAGAGAGCGTTTAGAAGAGGAAATGTCACTGTTGCATACCGAAATTTATCAATATATTTATATTTTATATAGAGATAAACATCATAATTTCCGTTATCTACTGGATGGCAGTAAAGAGGACAAAGGTGCATTTGATGAAAAACTTAATGTCAATAAAAAAATTTGGGAAAAGGTTTATAAAAGTAAAACCTCACAATTATACTCACAACAAAATATAGACGCTCTTTCACAAACATATCTTGCTCCAATTATTTATAATGATACTGTAGAAGCTGTTCTGGCAATAGATTTTTCTACCGCACTGCCACGTAACATTACGCAAGCCACTATACCTTTAAAGCATGTTTTTTTCTATATTTTTGCTGCAATATTACTCATGTTGCTCATTCTCTTATACCAGACATTTTTAAATTTGAAAACAAAAAAAGAGAGTATTACGGATCCTCTCACACAGGCATACAATCGTACCTATCTTAGAGAACTGCTTAAAAGAATAGATATTTCAGCCTATCAGATTGCTATGCTTGATATTGACTATTTTAAACAGGTCAATGATACTTATGGACATAAAACAGGTGATAAAATTCTAAGAGATGTTGCTGATATCATAAAACAGGAGATTCGTTCGAATGATATATTTGTCCGTTTTGGAGGAGAAGAGTTTTTGTTGTTTATTTCAAAACAACAAGAAAATAACTATACGGCAAAAAAAGTAGCAGAACGTATTCGAAAACATATAGAAATGACCTCTTTTGTTTATGACAATATCACAATTAAACTTACTCTTTCTATAGGAATAACTTGTGATACCACCCATTTTAAGTCAATCAGTGATGCTATAAAACATGCAGACAAAATGCTTTATATAGCAAAAAGAGAGGGGAGAAATCTTGTTATTACAGATAATAAGCAACAGCAGAAGGAACAAGATAAAAAAGAAACATCTATACACCAACTCTCTATAAATGCTATTAAAGAAGCGATAGAGGACAATAGAGTTTTTGTCTTTTTTCAACCAATTTTTGACGCACATACTTCCAATATAACTAAATATGAAGCACTTATACGTATAAAAGATAAAAATGGCACTATAGTTTTACCAGGTCAATTCTTGCCAACAGTTGCTCATACTAATGTTTACAATGACCTTACAAAAATTGTATTGGAAAATGTCTTTAAGACTATAGAAAAATCAAAGATGTCAATCAGTGTGAATCTTAATTTTTCAGATATTGTCGACAGCAATATCTTTGGAATCATTATTGAAGAGTTAAAGGCGAATAAAGTACTGGCTTCATGGCTTATAATAGAGTTACTTGAAAATGAAATTTTAGAAGCAGATGCTACACTTGTACAGCATATACAAGAGATAAAATCATTTGGTGTCAAAATAGCTATCGATGACTTTGGTACGGGATATGCCAACTATGCTGTTTTTCAAAAATTACCAATAGATATTATTAAAATTGATGGCTCTTTGATAAAAGAGATAGATACTTCTCCTGTTTCGCAACGTATTGTAAAATCAATTATCTATTTAACAGAAGAGTTTAATATTGAAACTATTGCAGAATTTGTACACTCAGAAGAAGTATATACAAAAGTGAAAGAACTTGGTATAACACATCTTCAAGGTTTCTACCTTGCAAAACCACAAGAAGATTTGGCATTATAA